From the Maioricimonas rarisocia genome, one window contains:
- a CDS encoding serine/threonine-protein kinase, protein MLSPGQTLLSFEILGPLGAGGMGEVYRARDTMLGREVALKLLPAAVASDETLRHRLSREAHTLASLNHPHVAQIYGFHESSGEFFLSLELVGGEDLSARLERGPLSVDDALTLSTQIADGLAAAHRAGVVHRDLKPSNIRITSEGRIKILDFGLAKLVSPAAATVPLLDSAATVIAPLTRLGVLLGTPPYMSPEQTRGLATDRRTDIWAFGCVLYECLTGRPAFDGPSLADVIAAVLDRDPDWDALPSETPASVVSLLHSCLTRDVDQRLGDLDAATVQRAIADDSVATLPASAPLRRARAACAARDWSTAYDVLTEADRNGSLNPEGLELLAECARWQGRHESVFDPLERAHAIYVGREDGRGAVRTALALCYANDDAGRDAVAKAWLGRADEFIARSSEGPEHALHAWFHNRVHGAAGDLDKQKECATRALDLARRSGDRNVEALALIDLAHVATVQANGKEALGLIEQATSLAIGGEIDIFATGIVFCNAIWACRCRGEWQRAQEWTDSATRWVSRQQVDYFPGMCRVHRAEVLRIRGNLAAAEQECEAATRQVERALPAYATFPWAELGEVRRRRGNLTGAMAAFEKAMSLGWDPQPGLALLLLQQGDAASAHAAIERTFSEPRPTMLHEDRANLLCARANIASAVGNLPVAETAVADLEEMAERNESRWDEAAAAHARGMFEFRTGQPAAAVEHLAKARRLWLQLDTPYELATTGLLLGRALDADGDRHRARLELKAAREVFSRVGAILDVEQADELLSSLDESRPAGAAPKPSAPAASMIREGESWVISFGGRQVRLPSTRGLEYLATLLSQPDVECWAIDLASPGGTVDRGDAGEVLDATARQEYRRRVEELQQELAEIDSRTDPVRAESLRSELDTIARQLAAAVGLGGRSRRTGSAVERARQSVTKGIRGAIRKIAAEHPSLGRYLEVTIRTGTACRFEPDRREPVRWVVARST, encoded by the coding sequence ATGCTCAGTCCCGGCCAGACTCTTCTGAGCTTCGAGATCCTCGGCCCGCTCGGAGCGGGCGGCATGGGTGAGGTTTATCGTGCGCGAGACACGATGCTTGGCCGCGAGGTTGCCCTGAAGCTGCTGCCGGCCGCCGTCGCGAGCGACGAAACACTTCGCCACCGCCTCTCCCGGGAGGCCCACACGCTCGCCTCACTCAACCACCCGCACGTGGCCCAGATCTATGGTTTCCACGAGTCGAGTGGTGAGTTCTTCCTCTCCCTGGAGTTGGTGGGAGGCGAGGACCTTTCGGCACGGCTCGAGCGGGGTCCGCTGTCGGTCGATGACGCTCTGACGCTGAGCACACAGATTGCGGATGGTCTGGCCGCCGCGCACCGGGCGGGCGTCGTTCACCGTGATCTCAAGCCGTCAAACATTCGCATCACCAGCGAAGGCAGGATCAAGATCCTGGACTTCGGGCTGGCCAAACTGGTTTCGCCCGCTGCGGCAACCGTCCCACTGCTGGACTCGGCAGCGACCGTCATTGCTCCTCTCACCAGGCTCGGAGTACTGCTCGGCACGCCGCCGTACATGAGCCCCGAGCAGACGCGCGGCCTGGCGACCGATCGCCGGACCGACATCTGGGCGTTCGGTTGCGTCCTCTATGAATGTCTGACCGGGCGACCGGCCTTCGACGGTCCATCACTGGCCGACGTCATCGCGGCCGTACTCGATCGCGACCCGGACTGGGACGCACTTCCCTCAGAAACGCCCGCCTCGGTCGTCTCATTGCTGCATAGTTGTCTGACGCGTGACGTCGACCAGCGACTGGGGGACCTGGATGCTGCGACCGTGCAGCGGGCCATAGCCGACGACTCGGTCGCGACGCTGCCGGCGTCAGCTCCACTGCGCCGCGCCCGGGCCGCCTGCGCTGCGCGCGATTGGTCGACGGCGTATGACGTTCTCACCGAGGCGGACCGCAACGGGTCACTCAATCCGGAGGGCCTCGAACTTCTGGCAGAGTGCGCGCGATGGCAGGGGCGTCATGAGAGTGTCTTCGATCCGCTGGAGCGGGCCCACGCGATATATGTCGGCCGCGAGGATGGCCGTGGTGCGGTCCGCACGGCGCTCGCGCTCTGCTATGCCAACGACGATGCCGGTCGCGACGCAGTCGCGAAAGCCTGGCTCGGGCGGGCCGACGAATTCATTGCCCGCTCGTCCGAGGGCCCCGAACATGCGCTGCATGCGTGGTTCCACAATCGGGTCCATGGTGCCGCCGGTGATCTCGACAAGCAGAAGGAGTGCGCCACCCGGGCCCTCGACCTCGCACGTCGCTCAGGCGACCGCAACGTCGAGGCCCTGGCGCTGATCGATCTGGCCCACGTTGCGACCGTGCAGGCCAACGGCAAAGAGGCCCTTGGGCTGATCGAGCAGGCGACATCCCTCGCGATTGGCGGCGAGATCGATATCTTCGCGACCGGGATCGTCTTCTGTAACGCGATCTGGGCCTGTCGCTGTCGCGGTGAATGGCAACGGGCCCAGGAGTGGACCGACTCGGCGACCCGGTGGGTCAGCCGGCAGCAGGTGGACTACTTCCCGGGAATGTGCCGCGTCCACAGGGCGGAGGTCCTGCGGATCCGGGGCAATCTGGCCGCTGCCGAGCAGGAATGCGAAGCGGCAACCCGCCAGGTCGAGCGGGCACTGCCGGCGTATGCGACATTCCCCTGGGCCGAGCTGGGCGAAGTGCGTCGCCGCCGGGGCAACCTGACAGGAGCAATGGCCGCTTTCGAGAAGGCGATGTCGCTGGGATGGGATCCACAACCGGGACTGGCCCTGCTGCTGCTGCAACAGGGGGACGCCGCGTCGGCACACGCCGCCATCGAGAGGACCTTCAGCGAACCGCGGCCGACGATGCTCCACGAAGACCGCGCCAACCTGCTCTGTGCCCGTGCCAACATTGCCTCGGCGGTCGGCAACCTTCCAGTCGCCGAAACGGCTGTTGCCGATCTTGAAGAAATGGCCGAACGAAACGAATCCCGCTGGGACGAAGCCGCGGCCGCCCACGCCCGGGGAATGTTCGAGTTCCGAACGGGTCAGCCGGCGGCTGCGGTGGAGCACCTTGCCAAGGCCCGACGACTGTGGCTGCAACTGGACACGCCGTATGAGCTGGCAACGACCGGACTCCTGCTGGGACGCGCCCTGGATGCTGACGGAGACCGACATCGGGCCCGCCTGGAGCTGAAGGCTGCCCGCGAAGTCTTCTCCCGGGTCGGTGCGATCCTGGACGTCGAGCAGGCGGACGAACTGCTTTCCTCACTCGACGAGTCCCGGCCTGCCGGCGCGGCCCCGAAACCGTCTGCCCCCGCCGCGTCGATGATCCGGGAGGGAGAGAGCTGGGTCATCAGTTTCGGAGGGCGGCAGGTCCGCCTGCCGAGCACGCGGGGACTCGAATACCTGGCAACGCTGCTCTCACAGCCGGACGTCGAATGCTGGGCCATCGATCTGGCCAGCCCGGGCGGAACAGTCGATCGAGGCGACGCCGGAGAAGTCCTCGACGCGACCGCACGTCAGGAATACCGTCGCCGCGTCGAAGAACTCCAGCAGGAACTCGCAGAGATCGATTCCCGCACCGATCCGGTTCGTGCCGAGTCCCTTCGTTCTGAACTGGATACCATCGCTCGTCAGCTGGCGGCAGCCGTCGGACTGGGCGGCCGTTCCCGTCGAACCGGCAGTGCCGTCGAGCGGGCCCGGCAAAGCGTGACCAAAGGGATCCGCGGCGCGATCCGCAAGATTGCGGCGGAACATCCTTCCCTGGGGCGGTATCTCGAAGTGACCATCCGCACCGGAACCGCCTGCCGCTTCGAACCGGATCGACGCGAGCCGGTCCGATGGGTTGTCGCACGCTCAACATGA
- a CDS encoding tetratricopeptide repeat protein codes for MLVGCEAASPPDTGRRAPAREKPYAILYDGFENYSREVDTSSEEAQKFINQGLQWLYGFNDDEAIRCFREAARLDPECAFPWWGIAFASGNNINDPVMSEKETREALEACQEALARIDNASDVERALINAVTKRYSAEPPEDQQVLEEAYANAMEKVWTQFPDDPDVGTLYAEALMNLQPWDYWTEDGQPKKRAEEIVSTLETVIAMAPDHPGALHYYIHAVEASKTPERAEAAADRLVDLVPGSSHLTHMPSHIFGRLGRYTDAADANAKAIRADRSYLATAEEQDYYGLYISHNLHFLAYAAMMEGRYETALQAAREMETHVPSTFMERYPQIADGWTSALPHVLVRFGRWKEILELEEYPKGRPISRAMRHYARSIAYSATGRINEARGEIDAFNAAAAAVPTDWTIGFNPAHSVFPLARKMMQGELLFRIGDHDEAFELLREAAELEDRLIYDEPPAWLQPVRHALGALMMAGGRFAEAEKVYEEDLERNPRNGWSLLGLEKSRRAQGKTDDLSRLTRERAKAWARADVSPTSSCYCEPGAVTLE; via the coding sequence ATGCTGGTTGGATGCGAGGCGGCCTCGCCGCCCGATACCGGCCGCAGAGCTCCCGCCCGCGAGAAGCCCTACGCCATCCTGTACGACGGGTTCGAGAACTATTCACGCGAGGTCGACACATCGTCGGAAGAGGCTCAGAAGTTCATCAATCAGGGTCTGCAGTGGCTCTACGGGTTTAATGACGACGAAGCGATCCGCTGTTTCCGCGAAGCGGCCCGACTCGATCCGGAATGCGCGTTTCCCTGGTGGGGCATCGCCTTCGCCAGTGGCAATAACATCAACGACCCGGTGATGTCCGAGAAGGAAACCCGAGAGGCGCTCGAAGCCTGCCAGGAGGCCCTGGCACGGATCGATAATGCTTCGGATGTCGAGCGGGCCCTGATCAACGCCGTCACGAAACGGTACTCGGCTGAACCGCCTGAGGATCAGCAGGTGCTCGAAGAAGCCTACGCGAACGCGATGGAGAAGGTCTGGACGCAGTTTCCGGATGATCCAGACGTTGGGACGCTGTACGCGGAAGCACTGATGAACCTGCAGCCGTGGGATTACTGGACCGAAGACGGACAGCCGAAGAAGCGGGCCGAGGAGATTGTCAGCACCCTCGAGACGGTCATTGCGATGGCGCCGGACCATCCGGGGGCCCTGCACTACTACATCCATGCGGTCGAAGCCTCGAAAACCCCCGAGCGTGCGGAGGCGGCGGCGGACCGGCTGGTCGACCTCGTGCCGGGATCGAGTCATCTCACGCACATGCCGTCCCACATCTTTGGGCGCCTGGGGCGCTACACCGATGCGGCGGACGCCAATGCCAAGGCAATCCGCGCCGACCGCAGCTACCTCGCGACCGCCGAGGAGCAGGATTACTACGGGCTGTACATTTCCCACAACCTGCACTTCCTCGCGTACGCAGCGATGATGGAGGGACGCTACGAAACCGCGTTGCAGGCTGCCCGGGAGATGGAAACGCATGTGCCGTCGACCTTCATGGAACGATACCCGCAGATTGCGGACGGCTGGACATCGGCGTTGCCGCACGTGCTGGTGCGATTTGGTCGCTGGAAGGAGATTCTGGAGCTCGAGGAGTATCCGAAGGGGCGTCCAATCAGTCGTGCGATGCGGCATTACGCCCGCAGCATCGCGTATTCGGCCACCGGTCGCATCAACGAAGCACGGGGGGAAATCGACGCCTTCAACGCTGCGGCGGCAGCCGTTCCGACCGACTGGACGATTGGTTTCAATCCCGCGCACTCGGTCTTCCCGCTGGCCCGCAAGATGATGCAGGGCGAATTGCTTTTCCGGATCGGCGACCACGACGAGGCATTCGAACTGCTCCGTGAAGCGGCCGAACTGGAGGATCGCCTGATCTACGACGAGCCTCCCGCCTGGCTGCAGCCGGTTCGTCATGCCCTCGGCGCCCTGATGATGGCAGGCGGCCGCTTTGCTGAAGCGGAGAAAGTCTATGAAGAAGACCTCGAGCGGAACCCGCGCAACGGCTGGTCGCTGCTCGGTCTGGAAAAGTCCAGGCGGGCCCAGGGGAAGACGGACGATCTCTCGCGACTGACTCGCGAGCGTGCCAAAGCGTGGGCCCGTGCGGACGTCAGTCCGACATCCTCCTGTTACTGCGAACCGGGGGCTGTCACTCTGGAGTAG
- a CDS encoding SGNH/GDSL hydrolase family protein, whose amino-acid sequence MEENLLLFLFAAAPVLLLALVALFFLRLLPRIRHRRVLSLVTGNLLVTLLLLSLVVFLGEFYVRYRYDATDSFGLTRTTADWFERHWQTNSDGFRDSQDYYPQIAPGHRRISLIGDSFTAGHGVPDVEDRFANRLRAAHPDLEVHALARPGWDTGTHLDVVQFLGNSGYEWDLVVLVYCLNDISDIIPEWQRVLHRIYKAPKPGFLVRNSYLFNLLDARLRAAREPQISDYYSMVRTGYEGRQWDVQQQRLAMIEQSVRETGGRLLVVTFPFLHALDGDYEYADVHEQLNRFWKSRDVPHLDLLQTFESMTADELIVSRYDVHPNERAHALAAEAIGEFVMRHLNASESAKQ is encoded by the coding sequence ATGGAAGAGAATCTACTCCTGTTCCTGTTTGCCGCAGCCCCGGTCCTGCTGCTGGCCCTGGTCGCCCTGTTCTTCCTGCGACTGCTGCCCCGGATTCGCCACCGCCGCGTACTCTCACTCGTGACGGGCAATCTGCTCGTCACGCTGCTCCTGCTGTCGCTGGTCGTTTTCCTCGGTGAGTTTTATGTCCGCTACAGGTACGACGCGACCGACTCGTTTGGTCTGACGCGGACAACCGCCGACTGGTTCGAGCGGCACTGGCAGACGAATTCCGACGGCTTTCGCGATTCGCAGGACTACTACCCGCAGATCGCCCCCGGCCACCGCCGCATCTCACTGATCGGCGATTCGTTCACGGCGGGGCATGGCGTGCCGGACGTCGAAGACCGATTCGCGAACCGGTTGCGGGCGGCCCACCCCGATCTCGAGGTGCATGCACTGGCCCGGCCGGGCTGGGACACGGGAACCCACCTGGATGTCGTGCAGTTCCTCGGCAACAGCGGATACGAATGGGATCTCGTCGTTCTGGTCTACTGCCTGAATGATATCTCGGACATCATCCCCGAGTGGCAACGCGTTCTGCACCGCATCTACAAGGCCCCCAAGCCGGGGTTCCTGGTGCGGAACAGTTACCTGTTCAATCTGCTCGATGCCCGCCTGCGTGCCGCCCGCGAACCGCAGATCTCGGACTACTACAGCATGGTGCGTACGGGGTACGAAGGCCGGCAATGGGACGTCCAGCAACAGCGTCTGGCGATGATCGAACAGTCCGTAAGAGAAACCGGCGGACGCCTGCTCGTGGTGACGTTTCCTTTTCTGCACGCGTTGGATGGAGACTACGAGTACGCCGACGTCCATGAGCAACTCAATCGGTTCTGGAAGTCGCGTGACGTTCCCCACCTGGATCTGCTGCAGACGTTCGAATCAATGACAGCCGACGAATTGATCGTAAGCCGCTACGACGTACATCCGAACGAGCGGGCCCACGCGCTTGCGGCCGAGGCGATCGGCGAATTTGTGATGCGACACCTGAACGCCTCAGAGTCGGCGAAACAGTAG
- a CDS encoding tetratricopeptide repeat protein translates to MKSSVSAHQSDLQLQFLAAGVLTLLTLIVFAQTAGYGFVNFDDNFYVSENPNVQSGLTWDGIAWAFSPESTEDVGLWHPLTWLSLMTTAQLFGSEPRGFHLINVALHLFNVLLLYRLLLTMTSRTGRSAFVAAVFAVHPLHVESVAWISEHKDVLSTVFVLLAIWWYVRQVQTGRKRYAAFSVTAFVLSLLAKPMYVTLPFLLVLLDAWPLRKADAAAGAIDVQTDSDLRAPGWWIRRLAGKWPYLVATVFFCGIAYASQQQAGAVRSLQEIPLMDRLINAVIVYGLYLRQTVWPVGLSVFYPYPETSQLIPATVSAVLLAMVTVVVIRQWRPRPWLAVGWFWYLGTLVPVLGLVQIGLQQMADRYMYFPMIGLLIAVTWLATDVASSPRSWQRRMPVAATLVVFVLTCCAAIQVTVWQNSLTLFSHAIDVAESDLAHTKVGFEYARTGNLDRAVPHFRRAIEIDPDDVAAHSFLGHALLERGKTEQAIPHLEETIRLVPDHIEAHGHLGIAYATTGQSEPAVRHLRRAAELDPGSAELHLNLGIAQNLAQQHEEAVASFRQALQLNPKLTAARFRLAQALADVARPEEAIHEYRELIRTHPDLLAAHLEIARLYLQYGQRESAVQHLRFVLTRAPGHDEARALLHQVTGQSESPAASSGS, encoded by the coding sequence ATGAAGTCCTCAGTTTCGGCGCACCAGAGCGACCTGCAATTGCAGTTTCTCGCCGCCGGCGTCCTCACCCTGCTGACGCTGATCGTCTTCGCCCAAACGGCCGGCTACGGATTCGTCAATTTCGACGACAACTTCTATGTCAGCGAGAATCCGAACGTACAGTCGGGACTGACGTGGGACGGGATCGCCTGGGCCTTCAGTCCGGAATCGACAGAAGACGTCGGACTGTGGCATCCGCTGACCTGGCTGTCACTGATGACCACGGCACAACTGTTCGGCAGCGAGCCGCGCGGCTTCCATCTCATTAATGTCGCGTTGCATCTGTTCAATGTGCTGCTGCTGTACCGTCTGCTGTTGACGATGACCTCTCGTACCGGCCGCAGCGCGTTCGTCGCCGCAGTTTTCGCAGTGCATCCCCTGCACGTCGAGTCGGTGGCATGGATCTCCGAACACAAGGACGTGCTGAGTACGGTGTTCGTCCTGCTGGCGATATGGTGGTACGTGCGCCAGGTACAAACGGGTCGAAAGCGTTATGCGGCATTCTCGGTCACAGCGTTCGTGCTGTCGCTGCTCGCCAAACCGATGTACGTCACACTCCCCTTCCTGCTGGTTCTGCTCGATGCGTGGCCACTGCGAAAGGCCGACGCCGCAGCCGGGGCCATCGACGTGCAAACGGATTCCGATCTCCGCGCGCCAGGCTGGTGGATCCGCAGGCTGGCCGGGAAGTGGCCCTACCTCGTCGCCACCGTATTCTTCTGCGGGATCGCCTATGCCAGTCAGCAGCAGGCCGGCGCTGTCAGATCGCTGCAGGAAATTCCCCTGATGGACCGTCTGATCAACGCGGTCATCGTCTATGGCCTGTATCTGCGGCAGACCGTCTGGCCGGTCGGACTGTCGGTTTTCTATCCGTACCCGGAGACGTCGCAACTGATCCCGGCGACCGTTTCCGCAGTGCTTCTGGCAATGGTCACGGTCGTGGTCATCCGGCAATGGCGGCCGCGTCCCTGGCTGGCGGTCGGCTGGTTCTGGTATCTCGGCACGCTGGTTCCGGTACTGGGCCTCGTCCAGATCGGTCTCCAGCAGATGGCCGACCGCTACATGTATTTCCCGATGATCGGGCTTCTGATTGCGGTCACGTGGCTGGCCACCGACGTCGCCTCGTCACCACGGTCATGGCAACGACGCATGCCCGTCGCAGCAACGCTGGTCGTATTTGTCCTGACGTGCTGTGCCGCCATTCAGGTAACGGTCTGGCAGAACAGCCTGACACTCTTCTCGCATGCGATCGACGTCGCCGAGAGCGACCTCGCCCATACCAAGGTCGGCTTCGAATACGCCCGCACCGGAAACCTCGACAGGGCCGTTCCGCATTTCCGCAGAGCAATCGAAATCGATCCTGATGACGTCGCGGCTCACAGTTTTCTCGGCCACGCACTCCTGGAACGCGGCAAGACAGAGCAAGCGATCCCGCATCTGGAAGAGACGATCCGGCTGGTTCCGGATCACATCGAAGCGCACGGCCATCTGGGCATCGCGTACGCGACCACCGGACAATCAGAGCCCGCTGTCCGGCACCTCAGGCGGGCCGCCGAACTCGATCCAGGCTCGGCCGAACTTCACCTGAATCTCGGGATCGCACAGAACCTCGCGCAGCAACACGAAGAGGCGGTCGCCAGCTTCCGTCAGGCGCTGCAGTTGAATCCGAAACTGACCGCCGCCCGTTTCCGGCTCGCACAGGCTCTGGCCGACGTCGCCCGGCCGGAAGAAGCCATCCATGAGTACCGCGAACTCATCCGGACGCACCCCGACCTGCTGGCAGCTCACCTCGAAATCGCACGTCTGTACCTGCAGTACGGCCAGCGCGAATCAGCCGTCCAGCACCTGCGGTTCGTGCTGACCCGAGCCCCCGGTCACGACGAAGCACGTGCCTTGCTGCATCAGGTGACAGGACAGAGCGAATCGCCGGCAGCATCATCGGGAAGCTGA
- a CDS encoding alpha-L-fucosidase, translating into MFRITLSQLALLLSLIPLFAVHVPALSAEDTDRDPLAPHPAVAPAIERIDAVVSGGPFQPNWESLSGYEIPQWYRDAKFGIFIHWGAYSVPAFGSEWYPRQMYIDAVRRGDNFFEHHRETYGPQSEFGYKDFIPKFRAEKFDPEAWADLFVKAGAKYVVPVAEHHDGFPMYACSFTEWDASEMGPRRDVIDELQKAVRARGLKFGVSSHRAFNWKFYVRRPDYDNADPKYARLYGRPMPFLFREDAADYRKRFEPQDEQFKDDWLARTCELVDRFDPDLVWFDFGITASQETDYRDNHYSPWLQRFAAYYYNRSLKADGDIGIINYKWQAFPEDAAVLDLERSKMDAIRTPFWQTDTAVSSSSWGYTRNQNYKTPNRLVDDLVDIVSKNGCLLLNIGPRADGTIPEKDQEILLAIGRWLELNGEAIYGTTYWKTYGEGPTKTATGHLAEKKNKPFTAEDIRFTEKGGTLYAILLDWPEGESVTIRTLGMDSMHSPGKIESVEMIGVDAPLGWDQDADGLTVRLPKQKPCDFAYVLRIR; encoded by the coding sequence ATGTTTCGAATCACGCTCTCGCAGCTCGCGTTGCTCCTTTCACTGATCCCCCTGTTCGCAGTGCATGTGCCTGCGCTGTCGGCCGAGGACACGGACCGCGATCCGCTGGCACCGCACCCGGCAGTCGCACCGGCGATCGAGCGGATTGACGCGGTCGTCAGCGGCGGTCCGTTTCAGCCGAACTGGGAGTCACTCTCCGGCTACGAAATCCCGCAGTGGTACCGGGATGCCAAGTTCGGAATCTTCATTCACTGGGGGGCGTACAGCGTGCCGGCCTTCGGCAGCGAATGGTACCCGCGGCAGATGTACATCGACGCGGTCCGCCGCGGTGACAACTTCTTCGAGCATCACCGGGAAACGTACGGTCCGCAGTCGGAGTTCGGCTACAAGGACTTCATCCCGAAGTTCCGGGCCGAGAAGTTCGATCCCGAGGCGTGGGCCGATCTGTTCGTCAAAGCGGGAGCGAAGTACGTCGTCCCGGTGGCCGAGCATCACGACGGCTTTCCCATGTACGCCTGCAGCTTCACAGAGTGGGACGCCAGCGAAATGGGCCCCCGCCGGGATGTCATCGATGAACTGCAGAAGGCGGTGCGTGCTCGCGGCCTGAAGTTCGGCGTCAGCAGTCACCGGGCGTTCAACTGGAAGTTCTACGTCCGCCGTCCCGACTACGACAATGCCGACCCGAAGTACGCCAGGCTGTACGGACGTCCCATGCCGTTCCTGTTCAGGGAAGACGCCGCCGACTACCGCAAGCGATTCGAGCCGCAGGACGAGCAGTTCAAGGACGACTGGCTGGCCCGGACCTGCGAACTGGTTGACCGCTTCGATCCCGATCTGGTCTGGTTCGACTTCGGTATCACCGCCAGCCAGGAGACGGACTACCGCGACAACCACTACTCACCCTGGCTGCAGCGGTTCGCCGCCTACTACTACAACCGGAGCCTGAAAGCGGACGGCGACATCGGCATCATCAACTACAAGTGGCAGGCGTTTCCTGAAGATGCCGCCGTTCTCGACCTGGAACGCTCGAAGATGGACGCCATCCGCACCCCCTTCTGGCAGACCGACACCGCCGTCAGCAGCAGTTCCTGGGGATACACCCGTAACCAGAATTACAAGACGCCCAACCGGCTCGTCGACGATCTGGTCGACATCGTCTCCAAGAACGGCTGCCTGCTGCTCAACATCGGTCCTCGCGCCGACGGCACGATCCCGGAGAAGGATCAGGAGATTCTGCTGGCGATCGGCAGGTGGCTGGAGCTGAACGGCGAAGCGATCTACGGCACGACGTACTGGAAGACGTACGGTGAGGGGCCAACGAAGACCGCCACCGGGCATCTGGCCGAGAAGAAGAACAAGCCGTTCACCGCCGAAGATATCCGGTTTACCGAGAAAGGAGGCACCCTGTACGCCATCCTGCTCGACTGGCCGGAGGGAGAGAGCGTGACGATCCGAACGCTCGGCATGGATTCGATGCACTCACCGGGAAAGATCGAATCCGTCGAGATGATCGGAGTCGACGCGCCGCTCGGATGGGATCAGGATGCGGACGGACTGACCGTCCGCCTGCCGAAGCAGAAGCCGTGTGACTTTGCGTACGTGCTGCGAATTCGCTGA
- a CDS encoding DUF1501 domain-containing protein, translating to MNAEHLSPQGRRLLDRRSFLGTAGLSTAGLALAGLLKADGLLAGDAPAAGGKVPIRPEIDPNNPYAPRPAHFEMPAKQVLVIFCPGAVSHVDTFDYKPALTKLHGQKPPGIPDVTFEGPTGNIAKPFWEFRPRGETGKMVSDLLPHLAGMVDDFCFLHSLTTETSAHPQGENFLNTGFTMEGFPSFGAWITYALGTGNQELPAFVAINDPRGLARSGKNNFGNGFLPAAFQGTDFNAQHPPNNLHRPDALSPADDRATVELLQRLNAQHMEKYPGDADLAGRIASYELAGRMQTSVPDVMDLTGESASTLKAYGVEGGSELRGQYARNCILARRLLEKGVRVVQLFNGSDPSGGNGITNWDSHANIASTHAMQAEIMDQPTAALIADLKQRGMLEHTLVVWATEFGRMPFLQANGTGRDHNPDAFTCFLTGAGVKRAFSYGESDEFGFKAAIDPTSVYDFNATLLHLMGLDHERLTFYHNGLERRLTNVHGHVVQDVLA from the coding sequence ATGAACGCCGAACACCTTTCTCCTCAGGGACGCCGCCTCCTCGATCGGCGGAGCTTTCTCGGGACGGCGGGCCTCTCGACTGCCGGTCTGGCACTGGCCGGCCTCCTCAAGGCGGACGGCCTCCTGGCCGGAGACGCCCCGGCGGCAGGCGGCAAGGTCCCAATTCGTCCCGAGATCGATCCCAACAATCCCTACGCACCGCGACCGGCGCACTTTGAGATGCCGGCAAAACAGGTGCTGGTGATCTTCTGTCCCGGTGCGGTCAGCCACGTGGACACGTTCGACTACAAGCCGGCGCTGACGAAGCTGCATGGACAGAAGCCGCCCGGCATTCCGGATGTCACGTTCGAAGGTCCGACCGGCAACATTGCCAAGCCATTCTGGGAATTCCGGCCCCGTGGCGAGACTGGCAAGATGGTCTCCGACCTGCTGCCGCACCTGGCCGGGATGGTCGACGACTTCTGCTTCCTGCATTCGCTGACGACCGAGACGAGCGCGCATCCACAGGGTGAGAACTTCCTGAATACCGGCTTCACGATGGAAGGGTTTCCTTCGTTCGGAGCCTGGATTACGTACGCGCTGGGAACCGGGAACCAGGAACTCCCCGCATTCGTGGCGATCAACGATCCGCGCGGACTGGCCCGCAGCGGCAAGAACAACTTCGGCAACGGATTTCTGCCGGCTGCGTTTCAGGGGACGGACTTCAACGCCCAGCATCCGCCCAACAATCTGCACCGCCCGGATGCGCTGTCGCCGGCCGATGACCGAGCCACGGTGGAACTGCTCCAGCGACTCAATGCCCAACACATGGAGAAGTACCCCGGAGATGCCGACCTGGCGGGACGCATTGCCAGCTACGAATTGGCCGGCCGCATGCAGACGTCGGTGCCGGACGTCATGGACCTGACCGGCGAGTCGGCGTCGACTTTGAAAGCCTACGGTGTCGAAGGAGGCAGCGAACTCCGCGGCCAGTATGCCCGCAACTGCATTCTCGCGCGGCGGTTGCTGGAGAAGGGAGTCCGCGTCGTGCAGCTGTTCAACGGGAGCGACCCGTCCGGCGGGAATGGCATCACGAACTGGGACTCGCACGCCAACATCGCATCCACGCACGCCATGCAGGCGGAGATCATGGACCAGCCGACCGCGGCCCTCATTGCCGACCTGAAGCAGCGGGGCATGCTGGAACATACGCTCGTCGTCTGGGCAACAGAGTTCGGGCGGATGCCGTTCCTGCAGGCAAACGGCACCGGACGGGACCATAACCCGGATGCCTTCACCTGCTTCCTGACGGGCGCCGGTGTGAAGCGGGCGTTCAGCTACGGCGAGAGCGACGAGTTCGGATTCAAGGCGGCAATCGATCCGACGAGCGTCTACGACTTCAACGCGACACTTCTGCACCTGATGGGCCTCGACCACGAGCGGCTGACGTTCTACCACAATGGTCTGGAGCGGCGGCTGACCAACGTTCATGGTCACGTCGTGCAGGACGTGCTGGCGTGA